The following proteins are encoded in a genomic region of Arachis ipaensis cultivar K30076 chromosome B02, Araip1.1, whole genome shotgun sequence:
- the LOC107627736 gene encoding uncharacterized protein LOC107627736 produces the protein MVTSTPYYAQANGQVEAANKILIGLIKKHIENKPRIWHETLSQVLWAYRNSPRGSIGTSPYELVYDHDAVLPLEINLNTLRVSKQNDLTVDDYWNAIFDELNELDSERILALDNVIRQKESVARSYNRRIKEKSFKIGELVLKVILPMEKKSRFLGKWSHS, from the coding sequence ATGGTTACTTCAACTCCCTATTATGCACAGGCTAATGGGCAAGTAGAGGCAGCAAATAAGATATTGATTGGCTTGATTAAAAAGCATATCGAGAATAAACCTCGAATATGGCATGAGACTTTAAGTCAAGTATTATGGGCTTATCGAAATTCACCAAGAGGTTCGATAGGGACTTCACCTTATGAATTGGTGTATGACCATGATGCAGTGTTACCattagaaattaatttgaatacttTAAGAGTATCAAAACAGAATGATTTGACAGTcgatgattattggaatgcaatATTTGATGAGTTAAATGAGTTAGACTCAGAGCGAATCTTGGCACTTGATAATGTAATTCGACAAAAAGAAAGTGTTGCTCGAAGTTATAATCGTCGAATTAAGGAGAAATCTTTCAAGATAGGTGAGTTAGTTTTGAAAGTCATTTTACCGATGGAAAAGAAATCAAGATTCTTGGGTAAGTGGTCCCATAGTTAG
- the LOC107627735 gene encoding uncharacterized protein LOC107627735 yields the protein MVEPMHGRRGGNPSTSTSNVSRYYRSMTLTDFLKSGPPRFNGNANALEADQWFREVERFLYTQHVPEEQSVEIVTYMLEGDAQNWWRELCHTLQVELTDVPWHRFKTEFYGRYFLHAFRIAKELELMQLKQKDMSVADYTREFDNLCRFSKTCQGNPADYEEWKCAQYEKGLRRDIFNYVYPQKLTNFTELVKKSQLAEDYSMKWTLLQEGFGETTPKEPRRYGLGMCFRCGAPEHMSRDCSRGRATDTSWPRQDRGKYDT from the coding sequence ATGGTTGAACCAATGCACGGACGTCGAGGTGGAAACCCTAGTACTAGTACAAGTAACGTAAGTCGATACTATAGGTCTATGACCCTTACTGACTTCCTCAAGAGTGGTCCACCTCGATTTAACGGAAACGCTAATGCCCTGGAGGCTGATCAGTGGTTTCGAGAAGTGGAGAGGTTTTTGTACACTCAGCATGTTCCTGAAGAACAATCAGTGGAGATAGTGACTTATATGTTGGAGGGAGATGCTCAGAATTGGTGGCGAGAATTGTGTCATACCTTACAGGTGGAATTAACGGATGTCCCTTGGCATAGATTCAAGACAGAATTTTATGGGAGATATTTCTTGCATGCTTTTCGCATTGCAAAAGAATTGGAGTTAATGCAGCTGAAGCAAAAGGATATGTCCGTTGCTGACTATACCCGTGAATTCGACAACCTGTGCCGTTTCTCAAAAACTTGTCAAGGAAATCCAGCCGattatgaggaatggaagtgtgctCAGTATGAGAAAGGACTAAGGAGAGATATCTTTAATTACGTGTATCCACAAAAGCTAACAAATTTCACTGAGTTGGTTAAGAAGAGCCAACTCGCAGAGGATTACTCCATGAAGTGGACACTGCTACAGGAAGGCTTTGGTGAGACTACTCCAAAGGAGCCGCGTAGGTACGGGCTGGGAATGTGCTTTCGATGTGGAGCACCGGAACACATGTCTAGAGATTGTTCGCGTGGGAGAGCCACAGATACGAGTTGGCCACGACAGGATCGAGGTAAGTATGATACATAA